In Massilia forsythiae, one DNA window encodes the following:
- the aceE gene encoding pyruvate dehydrogenase (acetyl-transferring), homodimeric type codes for MSAQLDQLTAQAANDPDSLETKEWLDALEAVIEFEGTDRAHYLLERLVDLARRRGAHVPFSSNTAYVNTIPAHLEAHCPGNLEYEERLRSWMRWNAMAMVVKANRVDGDLGGHISSFASLANMLGIGFNHFWKAPSENHGGDLLYIQGHSSPGIYARAFLEGRISEEQLTNFRQEVDGKGLSSYPHPKLMPNFWQFPTVSMGLGPLMAIYQARFLKYLNARGIADTDGRKVWVFCGDGEMDEPESMGAIGMAAREKLDNLVMVVNCNLQRLDGPVRGNGKIIQELEADFRGAGWNVVKVIWGPGWDDLLAKDKDGILQRVMMETVDGEYQNYKAKDGAYVRKHFFGKHPELLKMVANMTDGDIWRLTRGGHDPHKIYAAFKNAQENKGTPTVLLVKTVKGFGMGKSGEARNTAHQTKKLDDEAIREMRDRFAIPIPDDKLADIPFFKPADDSPEMKYLHERRQALGGYLPSRREQADEKLTVPALSTFKGVLDPTAAGREISTTQAYVRVITALLKDQSLGQRIVPILVDESRTFGMEGLFRQIGIFNQQGQLYEPVDKDQVMYYREDKAGQILQEGINEAGGMCSWIAAATSYSSNNRVMIPFYTFYSMFGMQRVGDLVWLAGDIRARGFLMGGTAGRTTLNGEGLQHEDGHSHIMAATIPNCIPYDPTYAHEVAVIIQNGLHRMVEQQEDVFYYITIMNENYEQPGLKAGQEEGILKGMYLLQQGDAAAQHRVQLMGSGTILRESVFAAELLKNDWNVAADIWSCPSLTLLARDGQDAERWNLVHPNDAPRLPYVTELLKDTQGPIVATTDYMRMFAEQIRAYIPSGRTYKVLGTDGFGRSDSRVKLREFFEVNRYYITVAALKSLAEEGKIPASIVADAIAKYGIDPNKPNPVTQ; via the coding sequence ATGTCAGCTCAACTCGACCAGTTGACGGCCCAGGCCGCCAATGACCCGGATTCGCTCGAGACCAAGGAATGGCTCGACGCGCTCGAAGCGGTGATCGAATTCGAAGGTACCGATCGCGCGCACTACCTGCTGGAACGCCTGGTCGACCTGGCGCGCCGCCGCGGCGCCCACGTGCCGTTCTCCAGCAACACCGCCTATGTGAACACCATTCCCGCGCACCTCGAAGCGCACTGCCCGGGCAACCTGGAATACGAAGAGCGCCTGCGTTCGTGGATGCGCTGGAACGCGATGGCGATGGTGGTCAAGGCCAACCGTGTCGACGGCGACCTGGGCGGCCACATCTCCTCGTTCGCCTCGCTGGCCAACATGCTGGGCATCGGCTTCAACCACTTCTGGAAAGCGCCGAGCGAAAACCACGGCGGCGACCTGCTGTACATCCAGGGCCACTCCTCGCCGGGCATCTACGCGCGCGCCTTCCTGGAAGGCCGCATCTCGGAAGAGCAACTGACGAACTTCCGCCAGGAAGTCGACGGCAAGGGCCTGTCGTCGTACCCGCACCCGAAGCTGATGCCGAACTTCTGGCAGTTCCCGACCGTCTCGATGGGCCTGGGCCCGCTGATGGCGATCTACCAGGCGCGCTTCCTGAAGTACCTGAACGCGCGCGGCATCGCCGACACCGACGGCCGCAAGGTCTGGGTCTTCTGCGGCGACGGCGAGATGGACGAGCCGGAATCGATGGGCGCGATCGGCATGGCCGCGCGCGAAAAGCTGGACAACCTGGTCATGGTCGTCAACTGCAACCTGCAGCGCCTGGACGGTCCGGTGCGCGGCAACGGCAAGATCATCCAGGAACTGGAAGCCGACTTCCGCGGCGCCGGCTGGAACGTGGTGAAAGTCATCTGGGGCCCGGGTTGGGACGACCTGCTGGCCAAGGACAAGGACGGCATCCTGCAGCGTGTGATGATGGAAACCGTCGACGGTGAATACCAGAACTACAAGGCCAAGGACGGCGCCTACGTGCGCAAGCACTTCTTCGGCAAGCACCCCGAGCTGCTGAAGATGGTGGCCAACATGACCGACGGCGACATCTGGCGCCTGACCCGCGGCGGCCACGACCCGCACAAGATCTATGCCGCGTTCAAGAACGCGCAAGAGAACAAGGGCACCCCGACCGTGCTGCTGGTGAAGACCGTCAAGGGCTTCGGCATGGGCAAGTCGGGCGAGGCGCGCAACACCGCGCACCAGACCAAGAAGCTGGACGACGAGGCGATCCGCGAGATGCGCGACCGCTTCGCCATCCCGATCCCCGACGACAAGCTGGCCGACATCCCGTTCTTCAAGCCGGCCGACGATTCGCCCGAGATGAAGTACCTGCACGAGCGCCGCCAGGCCCTCGGCGGCTACCTGCCGTCGCGCCGCGAACAGGCCGACGAGAAGCTGACCGTGCCGGCCCTGTCGACCTTCAAGGGCGTGCTGGACCCGACCGCCGCCGGCCGCGAGATCTCGACCACGCAAGCCTACGTGCGCGTGATCACCGCGCTGCTGAAGGACCAGAGCCTGGGCCAGCGCATCGTCCCGATCCTGGTCGACGAATCGCGTACCTTCGGCATGGAAGGCCTGTTCCGCCAGATCGGCATCTTCAACCAGCAGGGCCAGTTGTACGAGCCGGTCGACAAGGACCAGGTGATGTACTACCGCGAAGACAAGGCCGGCCAGATCCTCCAGGAAGGCATCAACGAAGCGGGCGGCATGTGCTCGTGGATCGCCGCGGCGACGTCCTACTCGTCGAACAACCGCGTGATGATCCCGTTCTACACCTTCTACTCGATGTTCGGCATGCAGCGCGTCGGCGACCTGGTCTGGCTGGCGGGCGACATCCGTGCGCGCGGCTTCCTGATGGGCGGCACCGCGGGACGCACCACGCTCAACGGCGAAGGCCTGCAGCACGAGGACGGCCACAGCCACATCATGGCGGCGACCATCCCGAACTGCATTCCGTACGACCCGACCTATGCGCACGAAGTGGCGGTGATCATCCAGAACGGCCTGCACCGCATGGTGGAACAGCAGGAGGATGTGTTCTACTACATCACCATCATGAACGAGAACTATGAGCAGCCGGGCCTGAAGGCGGGCCAGGAAGAGGGCATCCTGAAGGGCATGTACCTGCTGCAGCAGGGCGACGCCGCGGCGCAGCACCGCGTCCAGCTGATGGGTTCCGGCACCATCCTGCGCGAGTCCGTGTTCGCCGCCGAGCTGCTGAAGAACGACTGGAACGTGGCCGCCGACATCTGGTCGTGCCCGTCGCTGACGCTGCTGGCGCGCGACGGCCAGGACGCCGAGCGCTGGAACCTGGTGCACCCGAACGACGCGCCGCGCCTGCCGTACGTCACCGAGCTGCTGAAGGACACCCAAGGCCCGATCGTCGCCACCACCGACTACATGCGCATGTTCGCCGAGCAGATCCGCGCCTACATCCCGAGCGGCCGCACGTATAAGGTGCTGGGCACCGACGGCTTCGGCCGTTCGGACTCGCGCGTCAAGCTGCGCGAATTCTTCGAGGTGAACCGTTACTACATCACGGTCGCCGCGCTGAAGTCGCTGGCCGAGGAAGGCAAGATCCCGGCCTCGATCGTGGCCGACGCGATCGCCAAGTACGGCATCGATCCGAACAAGCCGAATCCTGTGACCCAGTAA
- the aceF gene encoding dihydrolipoyllysine-residue acetyltransferase, which yields MSIVEVKVPDIGDFKEVEVIELMIKPGDTIKVDQSLITVESDKASMEIPSSHAGVVKEIKVNVGDKVAEGSLVLTLEEAAGAAAPAADAAPAAAPAQAAPAAAPTPAAAAPAAAPAAPAAPAAAPAPAAAAAAGPAPSFASAHASPSVRKFARELGVDLGKVKGSGPKSRITQQDVQAFVKGALAAGPTAAPAAGGAGIGGLSLLPWPSLDFSKFGPTELQPLPRIKKISGPNLHRNWVMIPHVTHFEEADVTDLEKFRVDSNAAYAKAKSTNKLTMLAFVIKASVAALKKFPAFNSSLDEAGANLILKQYYNIGFAADTPNGLVVPVIKDADKKSVSQIATEMTELSAQARDGKLSPANMQGATFTISSLGGIGGTAFTPIINAPEVAILGLSKSAMKPVWDGEAFQPRLMLPLSLSYDHRVIDGAGAARFAAYLADVLADLRKTLL from the coding sequence ATGAGCATTGTGGAAGTCAAAGTCCCCGACATCGGCGACTTCAAGGAAGTGGAAGTCATCGAACTGATGATCAAGCCGGGCGACACCATCAAGGTCGACCAGTCGCTGATCACCGTGGAATCGGACAAGGCCAGCATGGAGATCCCCTCCAGCCATGCCGGCGTGGTCAAGGAAATCAAGGTCAACGTCGGCGACAAGGTCGCCGAAGGTTCGCTGGTGCTGACGCTCGAGGAAGCCGCCGGCGCCGCCGCGCCGGCAGCCGACGCCGCGCCTGCGGCCGCTCCGGCGCAAGCCGCCCCGGCCGCCGCACCCACCCCGGCGGCTGCGGCGCCGGCGGCAGCACCTGCCGCACCGGCCGCACCGGCCGCTGCACCGGCTCCGGCCGCAGCAGCAGCAGCCGGCCCGGCCCCGAGCTTCGCCAGCGCGCACGCCTCGCCGTCGGTACGCAAGTTCGCGCGTGAACTCGGCGTCGACCTGGGCAAGGTCAAGGGTTCCGGTCCGAAGAGCCGCATCACCCAGCAGGACGTGCAAGCCTTCGTCAAGGGCGCGCTGGCCGCCGGCCCGACGGCTGCGCCGGCCGCGGGCGGCGCCGGCATCGGCGGCCTGAGCCTGCTGCCGTGGCCGTCGCTCGACTTCAGCAAGTTCGGCCCGACCGAACTGCAGCCGCTGCCGCGCATCAAGAAGATCAGCGGTCCGAACCTGCACCGCAACTGGGTCATGATCCCGCACGTCACGCACTTCGAAGAAGCCGACGTGACCGACCTGGAGAAATTCCGCGTCGATTCCAACGCCGCCTACGCCAAGGCCAAGTCGACCAACAAGCTGACCATGCTGGCGTTCGTGATCAAGGCCTCGGTCGCCGCGCTCAAAAAATTCCCGGCATTTAATTCGTCGCTGGACGAGGCGGGCGCCAACCTGATCCTCAAGCAGTACTACAACATCGGCTTCGCGGCCGACACGCCGAACGGCCTGGTGGTCCCGGTGATCAAGGATGCCGACAAGAAGTCGGTCTCGCAGATCGCCACCGAGATGACCGAACTGTCGGCGCAGGCGCGCGACGGCAAGCTGTCCCCGGCCAACATGCAGGGCGCGACCTTCACCATCTCGTCGCTGGGCGGCATCGGCGGCACCGCGTTCACGCCGATCATCAACGCGCCGGAAGTGGCGATCCTGGGCCTGTCCAAGTCGGCGATGAAGCCGGTGTGGGACGGCGAAGCCTTCCAGCCGCGCCTGATGCTGCCGCTGTCGCTGTCGTACGACCACCGCGTGATCGACGGCGCCGGCGCCGCCCGCTTCGCGGCCTACCTGGCCGACGTGCTGGCCGACCTGCGCAAGACGCTGCTGTAA
- the lpdA gene encoding dihydrolipoyl dehydrogenase → MSTVEVKVPNIGDFKEVEVIELMVKPGDTIKVDQSLITVESDKASMEIPSTHAGVVQELKIKVGDKISEGSLVLTLEEAGAGAAAPAAAAPAAAAGAPSDKPAAQIGAQAVAPTAAAGPTDSYAPAHKADAAPVGAVPAPNAASYSGQVDVECEMMVLGAGPGGYSAAFRAADLGMNTVLVEKYATLGGVCLNVGCIPSKALLHVAAIIDETAHMGDHGVSFAKPDIDIDKLRAYKDGVIKKMTGGLAGMAKARKVNVVQGVGKFLSPNHIEVTGADGAKKVVAFQKAIIAAGSSVVNLPFVPEDPRIVDSTGALELRQVPKRMLVIGGGIIGLEMATVYSTLGARIDVVEMMDGLMQGADREAVKVWQKYNAARFDNIMLKTKTVGVEALPEGIKVTFESAEAGKPAPEPQTYDLVLVAVGRSPNGKKIGAEAAGVAVTDRGFIGVDGQMRTNVPHIFAIGDLVGQPMLAHKAVHEAHVAAEAAHGEKAFFDAKVIPSVAYTDPEVAWVGLTEEEAKAKGVKVEKGHFPWAASGRAVANGREEGFTKLLFDAETHRIIGGTIVGTNAGDMIGEVALAIEMGADGVDIGKTIHPHPTLGESIGMAAEAYEGVCTDLPPPRKR, encoded by the coding sequence ATGAGCACAGTTGAAGTCAAAGTCCCGAACATCGGCGATTTCAAGGAAGTCGAAGTCATCGAGCTGATGGTCAAGCCGGGCGACACCATCAAGGTCGACCAGTCCCTGATCACCGTCGAATCGGACAAGGCCAGCATGGAGATCCCGTCGACCCACGCCGGCGTCGTGCAGGAACTCAAGATCAAGGTCGGCGACAAGATCAGCGAAGGTTCGCTGGTGCTGACGCTGGAGGAAGCCGGCGCCGGCGCTGCGGCGCCTGCCGCTGCCGCTCCTGCCGCCGCTGCGGGCGCACCGTCGGACAAGCCGGCCGCGCAGATCGGCGCGCAGGCCGTGGCCCCGACCGCGGCCGCCGGCCCGACCGACTCGTACGCGCCGGCGCACAAGGCCGATGCCGCACCGGTCGGCGCGGTACCGGCACCGAATGCAGCCAGCTACAGCGGCCAGGTCGACGTCGAATGCGAAATGATGGTGCTGGGCGCGGGTCCGGGCGGCTACTCGGCCGCGTTCCGCGCCGCCGACCTCGGCATGAACACCGTGCTGGTCGAGAAGTACGCGACCCTGGGCGGCGTGTGCCTGAACGTGGGCTGCATCCCGTCCAAGGCGCTGCTGCACGTGGCGGCGATCATCGACGAGACCGCGCACATGGGCGACCATGGCGTCAGCTTCGCCAAGCCGGACATCGACATCGACAAGCTGCGCGCCTACAAGGACGGCGTCATCAAGAAGATGACCGGTGGCCTGGCCGGCATGGCCAAGGCGCGCAAGGTCAACGTGGTGCAGGGCGTGGGTAAATTCCTCAGCCCGAACCACATCGAGGTCACCGGCGCGGACGGCGCCAAGAAGGTCGTCGCCTTCCAGAAGGCGATCATCGCCGCCGGTTCCTCGGTGGTGAACCTGCCGTTCGTGCCGGAAGACCCGCGCATCGTCGATTCGACCGGCGCGCTGGAACTGCGCCAGGTACCGAAGCGCATGCTGGTCATCGGCGGCGGCATCATCGGCCTGGAAATGGCGACCGTGTACTCGACGCTGGGTGCGCGCATCGACGTGGTCGAGATGATGGATGGCCTGATGCAGGGCGCCGACCGCGAGGCCGTCAAGGTCTGGCAGAAGTACAACGCCGCGCGCTTCGACAACATCATGTTGAAGACCAAGACCGTCGGCGTGGAAGCGCTGCCGGAAGGGATCAAGGTCACGTTCGAGTCGGCCGAGGCGGGCAAGCCGGCGCCGGAACCGCAAACCTACGACCTGGTGCTGGTGGCCGTCGGCCGCAGCCCGAACGGCAAGAAGATCGGCGCGGAAGCCGCCGGCGTGGCAGTGACCGACCGTGGCTTCATCGGCGTGGACGGCCAGATGCGCACCAACGTGCCGCACATCTTCGCCATCGGCGACCTGGTCGGCCAGCCGATGCTGGCCCACAAGGCGGTGCACGAAGCCCACGTGGCGGCCGAGGCGGCGCACGGCGAAAAGGCGTTCTTCGACGCCAAGGTGATTCCGTCGGTGGCCTACACCGATCCGGAAGTGGCGTGGGTCGGCCTGACCGAAGAGGAAGCCAAGGCCAAGGGCGTGAAGGTCGAGAAGGGCCACTTCCCGTGGGCCGCCTCCGGCCGCGCCGTGGCCAACGGCCGCGAAGAAGGCTTCACCAAGCTGCTGTTCGACGCCGAGACCCACCGCATCATCGGCGGCACCATCGTCGGCACCAATGCCGGCGACATGATCGGCGAAGTGGCGCTGGCGATCGAGATGGGGGCGGACGGCGTCGACATCGGCAAGACCATCCACCCGCACCCGACGCTGGGCGAATCGATCGGCATGGCGGCGGAAGCCTACGAAGGCGTCTGCACCGACTTGCCGCCGCCGCGCAAGCGTTGA
- a CDS encoding GIY-YIG nuclease family protein: MEKYSYVYILASAPYGTLYIGSTTNLVRRVWQHREGVVAGFTKQYNVHRLVWYEIHGDIMEAGLREKQIKKWNRAWKVRLIEKTNLRWRDLYADFTA; this comes from the coding sequence ATGGAAAAGTACAGCTACGTCTACATATTGGCCAGCGCGCCCTATGGCACCTTGTACATCGGTTCCACCACCAATCTGGTCAGGCGCGTCTGGCAGCATCGCGAAGGCGTCGTCGCCGGCTTCACGAAGCAGTACAACGTACACCGCTTGGTCTGGTATGAGATTCATGGCGACATCATGGAAGCCGGATTACGGGAGAAGCAAATCAAAAAATGGAACCGCGCGTGGAAGGTACGCTTGATCGAAAAAACGAACCTTCGGTGGCGCGATCTCTATGCTGACTTCACGGCGTAA
- a CDS encoding efflux RND transporter permease subunit — protein sequence MAQFFIARPIFAIVLAILIMLGGGLSIATLPVEQFPPVAPPSVQINASYAGASASTMQNTVVQVIEQQMSGIDKLMYLASTSDDSGRSTTTLTFETGADPDIAQVQVQNKLQLAMPQLPAQVQQAGVRVTKSSSSFLMVIGFISLDHSMTKYDIANFLVSKVQDPISRVNGVGDLNVYGTQYAMRVWLDLSKLNSFALNPTDVTSALTAQNVQVSAGQLGGLPAAGNPQLAATVTESTLLRTAEDFGAVVLKAQQNGALVRLRDVARIERGAENFIVDNKYNGVPSSGLGIQLAPGANALDTAKLIRARIAELEPIFPRGLKAVYPNDVTPFIQVSIEEVIKTLVEGIVLVVLVMYLFMQNIRATLIPSITVPVVLLGTFGLMAALGFTINTLSMFGLVLAIGLLVDDAIVVVENVERIMREEKLEAKEATSKAMGQIGSALIGVAMVLCAVFVPVAFSPGTVGAIYRQFALTIVASMLLSVFVALSLTPALCATMLRHSDEHTHGFFGWFNRAFERTRDQYVKRTEQVSKRWIVWMLVYAGIVAAVALLFLRLPTSFLPDEDQGYLFVQVQAPPGATQNRTGQVLDQISQYLLREESGMVTAAFTVNGNNNAGRSQSQGQIFVRLKEWDERKDDALSVEALSGRIKKRFGSSNVAVIFPTSPPPIRGLGNAAGFDFQLMDRGGLGHDALAQARDQLLARARSHPALAQVRYNGVADSPGFKVDVDRDKAGALGVNPSDIDQAFSIAWGSRYVNNFLDMDNRIKRVYVQADAPFRMDEDDLAKLYVRSGSGSMVPLTAVSTSRWTSGPSQLQRYNGVESMNLQGQGAPGRSSGDAMAAMEELARALPKGIGFEWTGTSYQQQQAGNQAPLLYALSILVVFLSLAALYESWSIPIAVILVVPLGVLGAVLATMTRGLTNDVYFQVGLLVTIGLSAKNAILVAEFAHTRQGEGLSAQDAATEAAHMRLRPILMTSLAFILGVLPLALARGAGAASQHAIGTGVIGGMLAATFVATLMIPMFYVVVDKVFGRHGKHKEKGKPGQDKAAPRKVVLQKTAPEDTVSDKPTLADEH from the coding sequence ATGGCGCAGTTCTTCATCGCCCGGCCGATCTTCGCGATCGTCCTGGCCATCCTCATCATGCTGGGCGGCGGACTGTCGATCGCCACGCTGCCGGTCGAGCAGTTCCCGCCGGTGGCGCCGCCCTCGGTGCAGATCAACGCCAGCTATGCCGGCGCTTCCGCGTCCACCATGCAGAACACCGTGGTGCAGGTGATCGAGCAGCAGATGAGCGGCATCGACAAGCTGATGTACCTGGCCTCGACCAGCGACGACAGCGGCCGCTCCACCACGACGCTGACCTTCGAGACCGGCGCCGATCCGGACATCGCCCAGGTGCAGGTGCAGAACAAGCTGCAGCTGGCCATGCCGCAGCTGCCGGCCCAGGTGCAGCAGGCCGGCGTGCGCGTGACCAAGTCGAGTTCCTCGTTCCTGATGGTGATCGGCTTCATCTCGCTAGATCACAGCATGACCAAGTACGACATCGCCAACTTCCTGGTGTCGAAGGTGCAGGACCCGATCAGCCGCGTCAACGGCGTGGGCGACCTGAACGTGTACGGCACCCAGTACGCGATGCGGGTCTGGCTCGACCTGTCGAAACTGAACTCGTTCGCGCTCAACCCGACGGACGTCACCAGCGCGCTGACGGCGCAGAACGTGCAGGTCTCGGCCGGCCAGCTGGGCGGGTTGCCGGCCGCCGGCAATCCGCAACTGGCCGCCACCGTCACCGAATCGACGCTGCTGCGCACCGCCGAGGACTTCGGCGCGGTGGTGCTCAAGGCCCAGCAGAACGGCGCCCTGGTGCGGCTGCGCGACGTGGCGCGCATCGAGCGCGGCGCCGAGAACTTCATCGTCGACAACAAGTACAACGGCGTGCCCTCGTCCGGCCTGGGCATCCAGCTGGCGCCGGGCGCCAACGCACTGGACACGGCGAAGCTGATCCGCGCGCGCATCGCCGAACTCGAGCCGATCTTCCCGCGCGGCCTGAAGGCGGTGTACCCGAACGACGTCACGCCCTTCATCCAGGTCTCGATCGAGGAAGTGATCAAGACGCTGGTCGAAGGCATCGTGCTGGTGGTGCTGGTGATGTACCTGTTCATGCAGAACATCCGCGCCACCCTGATCCCGTCGATCACGGTGCCGGTGGTCCTGCTCGGCACCTTCGGCCTGATGGCGGCGCTCGGCTTCACCATCAACACGCTGTCGATGTTCGGCCTGGTGCTGGCGATCGGCCTGCTGGTGGACGACGCCATCGTCGTGGTCGAGAACGTCGAGCGCATCATGCGCGAGGAAAAGCTGGAGGCGAAGGAAGCGACCAGCAAGGCCATGGGCCAGATCGGCAGCGCGCTGATCGGCGTGGCGATGGTGCTGTGCGCGGTGTTCGTCCCGGTGGCCTTTTCGCCCGGCACCGTGGGCGCGATCTACCGCCAGTTCGCGCTGACCATCGTGGCCTCGATGCTGCTGTCGGTGTTCGTGGCGCTGTCGCTTACGCCGGCGCTGTGCGCCACCATGCTGCGCCACTCGGACGAGCACACGCACGGCTTCTTCGGCTGGTTCAACCGCGCCTTCGAGCGCACGCGCGACCAGTACGTGAAACGTACCGAGCAGGTCTCGAAGCGCTGGATCGTCTGGATGCTGGTGTACGCCGGCATCGTCGCCGCGGTGGCGCTGCTGTTCCTGCGCCTGCCGACTTCCTTTTTGCCCGACGAGGACCAGGGCTACCTGTTCGTGCAGGTGCAGGCGCCGCCCGGCGCCACCCAGAACCGCACCGGCCAGGTGCTCGACCAGATCAGCCAGTACCTGCTGCGCGAGGAATCCGGCATGGTCACGGCCGCCTTCACCGTCAACGGCAACAACAACGCCGGCCGCAGCCAGAGCCAGGGCCAGATCTTCGTGCGCCTGAAGGAGTGGGACGAGCGCAAGGACGACGCGCTCTCCGTGGAGGCGCTCTCGGGCCGCATCAAGAAGCGCTTCGGCAGCAGCAACGTGGCCGTCATCTTCCCCACCAGCCCACCGCCGATCCGCGGCCTGGGCAACGCCGCCGGCTTCGATTTCCAGCTGATGGACCGCGGCGGCCTCGGCCACGACGCGCTGGCGCAGGCGCGCGACCAGCTGCTGGCCAGGGCGCGCTCGCATCCGGCGCTGGCGCAGGTGCGCTACAACGGCGTGGCCGACAGCCCCGGCTTCAAGGTCGACGTCGACCGCGACAAGGCCGGCGCACTGGGCGTGAATCCGTCCGACATCGACCAGGCCTTTTCGATCGCCTGGGGCTCGCGCTACGTCAACAACTTCCTCGACATGGACAACCGCATCAAGCGCGTCTACGTGCAGGCCGACGCGCCGTTCCGCATGGACGAGGACGACCTCGCCAAGCTGTACGTGAGGAGCGGCAGCGGCTCCATGGTGCCGCTGACGGCGGTATCGACCAGCCGCTGGACCAGCGGCCCCTCGCAGCTGCAGCGCTACAACGGCGTGGAATCGATGAACCTGCAGGGCCAGGGCGCGCCTGGGCGCAGCTCGGGCGACGCCATGGCGGCGATGGAAGAGCTGGCGCGCGCCCTGCCCAAGGGCATCGGCTTCGAATGGACCGGCACCTCCTACCAGCAGCAGCAGGCCGGCAACCAGGCGCCGCTGCTGTACGCGCTGTCGATCCTGGTGGTGTTCCTGAGCCTGGCGGCGCTGTACGAAAGCTGGTCGATCCCGATCGCCGTGATCCTGGTGGTGCCGCTGGGCGTGCTGGGCGCGGTGCTGGCGACCATGACGCGCGGCCTGACCAACGACGTGTATTTCCAGGTGGGCCTGCTGGTGACGATCGGCCTGTCGGCCAAGAACGCGATCCTGGTGGCGGAATTCGCGCACACGCGCCAGGGCGAGGGCTTATCGGCCCAGGACGCCGCCACCGAGGCCGCCCACATGCGCCTGCGCCCGATCCTGATGACCTCCCTCGCCTTCATCCTCGGCGTGCTGCCGCTGGCCCTGGCGCGCGGCGCCGGCGCCGCCAGCCAGCACGCGATCGGCACCGGCGTGATCGGCGGGATGCTGGCGGCCACGTTCGTGGCGACCTTGATGATTCCGATGTTTTACGTGGTGGTGGACAAGGTGTTCGGACGGCACGGCAAGCACAAGGAGAAGGGCAAGCCGGGACAGGACAAGGCGGCGCCACGCAAGGTGGTACTGCAGAAGACAGCGCCTGAGGATACCGTATCCGACAAGCCAACGCTAGCCGATGAACATTAG
- a CDS encoding NAD(P)-dependent oxidoreductase, producing the protein MNIAFLGLGAMGQHMAANLLKSGRPVHVWNRSPAPVQALAAQGARAAATPAECGIADVVFSMLADDAATRAVLVDGGVLDAMAPGSIHVNMATVSVAFAREMAALHREHGIGYVAAPVLGRVDVAAAGKLNILAGGADELVQRVQPLLDLMGQKTWRFGQAPEQANAVKLACNLTLACAIEAMGEGAALAGAHGIPAAGFIELITTTLFAGAPVYKGYGGMIAEERYSPAGFKLSLGQKDVRLAVEAGREQGLPLAFGEALQAVLQEAVAQGDADLDLAALGRNAVRRGGVA; encoded by the coding sequence ATGAACATCGCCTTCCTCGGCCTCGGCGCCATGGGCCAGCACATGGCCGCCAACCTGCTGAAGTCCGGCCGGCCCGTGCACGTCTGGAACCGCAGCCCGGCGCCGGTCCAGGCCCTGGCCGCGCAGGGCGCCAGGGCGGCCGCCACGCCCGCCGAGTGCGGCATTGCCGACGTGGTGTTCAGCATGCTCGCCGACGACGCCGCCACGCGCGCGGTGCTGGTCGACGGCGGCGTGCTGGACGCCATGGCGCCCGGCAGCATCCACGTCAACATGGCCACCGTCTCGGTCGCGTTCGCGCGCGAGATGGCGGCGCTGCATAGGGAGCACGGTATCGGCTACGTGGCCGCGCCGGTGCTGGGCCGGGTCGACGTGGCTGCCGCCGGCAAGCTGAACATCCTGGCCGGCGGCGCGGACGAACTGGTCCAGCGCGTGCAGCCGCTGCTCGACCTGATGGGCCAGAAGACCTGGCGCTTCGGCCAGGCGCCGGAACAGGCGAACGCGGTCAAGCTGGCCTGCAACCTGACCCTGGCCTGCGCCATCGAGGCGATGGGAGAGGGCGCCGCGCTGGCCGGTGCGCACGGCATTCCGGCGGCCGGCTTCATCGAGCTGATCACGACTACCCTGTTCGCCGGCGCGCCGGTGTACAAGGGCTATGGCGGCATGATCGCCGAGGAGAGATACAGCCCGGCAGGATTCAAGCTGTCGCTGGGGCAGAAGGACGTGCGGCTGGCGGTGGAGGCGGGACGCGAGCAGGGGCTGCCGCTGGCGTTCGGGGAGGCGCTGCAGGCGGTGCTGCAGGAGGCGGTGGCGCAGGGCGATGCCGATCTCGACCTGGCGGCGCTGGGCAGGAATGCGGTGCGCAGGGGTGGGGTGGCTTGA